The region ATGGAAAGGCGTACGGGCTGAACATGACTCCTGAGGTTTTCTTGGATATAGCAATAGGTGAAACTGAAACATCATCCGGTCGGATCATAATCAAACTTTATTATGACACGACTCCGGTTGCTGCTCAAAACTTTCGTGCACTTTGCATAGGAATGAAGGGCATTAGCAAGTCATCAGGCAAACCCTGGCACTACAAAGGCTCCACTTTCCACCGAATAATTCCAGGAGTCATGTGCCATGGAGGAAATTTCACTCGTAATGATGGAAGTGGAGCTGAGTCCATTCCCGGTGCTGACAAGATACTTTCTGAGAATTTCGAGAAAAAGCACACTGGACCTGGAATTTTGTCTATGGTGAATACCGGAAAGGATGCTGATGGATTACAGTTCTTCATTTGTACGACAAAGACAGATTGGTTGGACGGGAAACATGTTGCGGTTGGAGAAGTTGTACAAGGCATGGATGTTGTTAAGGCCATGGAGAATGTTGGATTGCCAGATGGAACGACGACAATGCCGGTAACTATGAGTAATGCTGCGTAACCCAAAATCGATACCAAAATAGTTACAAAGTGACGTGGCATGACACGTGTTTAAATATAATTAGTGGGTA is a window of Apium graveolens cultivar Ventura chromosome 11, ASM990537v1, whole genome shotgun sequence DNA encoding:
- the LOC141697990 gene encoding peptidyl-prolyl cis-trans isomerase-like → MRFIITTKDSPALNEYYFVFGQVVRGMDVLNAISTITTLSYVPTKPVIVADCGQIIDGKAYGLNMTPEVFLDIAIGETETSSGRIIIKLYYDTTPVAAQNFRALCIGMKGISKSSGKPWHYKGSTFHRIIPGVMCHGGNFTRNDGSGAESIPGADKILSENFEKKHTGPGILSMVNTGKDADGLQFFICTTKTDWLDGKHVAVGEVVQGMDVVKAMENVGLPDGTTTMPVTMSNAA